TCATAGACTATCTCCACGTCGTGTTCTTCCCTAGCTAGGTACTTTACCGTTGAAGTCTTGCCGGTACCAGAATCTCCATAAATTACAGCAGTGGAGCAATTCCCGTTTTGCAGCGGCAATATGGAAGTCTTTTTTATCAGATCTATCTGGGACTCCCTGAAACGCATTGAACGCGGAATATATGAGAAATCAAGCGGCTGCGGATTTTTGATAATCACGTTCTTGTCTACGCGCCGCTAAGCGAGGCCAGAGAGGTGAACGATTTCTTATTCTCGATACCATACCTTTTGACCTTCTCAATATCCACACCCGACTTTTTCGCAAGGTGTTCTATGAATTTCATCATCAGCATACCGCCACCAGAAATCAGCGTTCCGGTTCCTGCCCTAGAAATGAAATTGCCATGCGTATCCCTATATCCATCCCTATTGGCCATTTTTGCAAGATGCCTGTATGAAGCATAGTACACTGCCAGTTGGTCCACTGTCAGCATATTCTTGTTAAGGTTCCTCGACTTTATTCGACCCAGCGGGACGTTTACCAATGGGGTAACAGTGAATTCAAACGGTCTTCCAGTTGAATACGAATTGCTTAGCCTGTTGACCATTGCTACAGTGTCCCATAGATCTTCGGTGGTCTCCCCTTCTTGCCCGACTTGAATTGTGAACGCCGGTCTCCAGTAGTTGGCGGTCTCCACAAAAACGCCTTGCCAGACAATCTGCTCCCATGTTCCGTCCGGTCCTATGCGCAGCGGCAGAGTCTTATTCGGCATGTGCCTTTTCGCGAGGGAATCGCTTCCGGTCTCTACGCCGGTTTGAATGCCGATCCAGTTTGAAGGGCCGGTCTTAAGGATCTTAGAAAGCTTCTCCATCATTTCCGGGTAGCCTACCGGTATTGATATCCTGCCATGTGTCGGGTTGGAAGTCTTTATTCCCGGTACACCCATCACAGCTGTGAAAAGCTCTGAAAGAGCCTCCTCGTTGGGTGCAAACAAGTTACCATGCTTGTAACCAAAAATCTCATCGGAATGAAGCCAGGCATTGGTTATTCCAGCCTGTTGATTTACCTTTATCTCGTTAACAACTGTTTGTACAGACGAATATCTCAGAGGTCTAAGTGTAACCTCACAGAAATCGCATCCAACTCCGCACCCTCTCATTACCTCAACCATACCCTTCATGGAAGGTCTCACGATTTCTGGGATTTCCTCAAGGCGTGGATATGCAGACTTTGTGATCCCTCTTGCCAGGAATCGATCATCCTTTTGGAGTATCTTTCTGAAGCGATCATCATAAGTCATATATCCTCTGTAGAACATGTTATTGTCTATGTCACCTGTGCTCATCTGATCGAAGAGGTAC
This is a stretch of genomic DNA from Thermoplasmatales archaeon. It encodes these proteins:
- a CDS encoding B12-binding domain-containing radical SAM protein; this encodes MTKFVLVSDSTLSYEYRNFPLLDFLPCAPSKAIPYRIYSFLKGPAPPAMPNGELVFAPYAIRKLEAALLRKYDKKDIAVAHEDYLENFIKDDTEIIGVSTMDPLGIGPTTMSYYALFGGEMMAWVRWEWDHLIEKINRIRAGKKAKLVVGGPGVWEFTVLNDEIEKYHFDYVVQGETDDIAEYLFDQMSTGDIDNNMFYRGYMTYDDRFRKILQKDDRFLARGITKSAYPRLEEIPEIVRPSMKGMVEVMRGCGVGCDFCEVTLRPLRYSSVQTVVNEIKVNQQAGITNAWLHSDEIFGYKHGNLFAPNEEALSELFTAVMGVPGIKTSNPTHGRISIPVGYPEMMEKLSKILKTGPSNWIGIQTGVETGSDSLAKRHMPNKTLPLRIGPDGTWEQIVWQGVFVETANYWRPAFTIQVGQEGETTEDLWDTVAMVNRLSNSYSTGRPFEFTVTPLVNVPLGRIKSRNLNKNMLTVDQLAVYYASYRHLAKMANRDGYRDTHGNFISRAGTGTLISGGGMLMMKFIEHLAKKSGVDIEKVKRYGIENKKSFTSLASLSGA